DNA from Pajaroellobacter abortibovis:
CAATTGATCGGTGATGGCTGGCCAATGCCCATTGTTCCTTGCTGACGACGAATTCTTCAGAATCGACAAAGCTCCAGTCCGTCCATGGCATGAACCCAGCATGTGTTTCCGCTGCAACAAACAGAATCACTTTGGCAGCTCCACTGCGAATAAGACTATCGACAAGATGCAACCCATACAGCATCGCTGCGCATTGCTGTCGAATATCCAGAGAAGGGATTCCATCGAGCCCTAGCTTTGTACCGAGCAAACTGGCAGATCCAGGAAATACATAATCCGGGGTCATCGTGGCGAAGATAATGTAGTCAATGTCTTGAGGATTAATCTGGGCTGCAGCAATTGCTTTTTTGGCTGCTTCTGCTCCCAAATCGCTCGCTCCCACTCCATCGGGAGCAAAATGGCGCTGCCGTATCCCTGAACGTTGGACAATCCAATCATCTGAAGTATCCATCGTCTTCATCAGATCTTGGTTTTTTACTGGCTTTCCAGGCAGATAAGAACCTGTTCCAATAATCTCAAACCCTAGGCGCATCAAATCGTCTTCTCAACATGCAACGGATAAATAAGCTACAAGACATTCCGCTAATGATATCATTGAAATGTAAATTGCTTTACATACCACGATTTTCAGAGAAGGATCCAAAGAAGTCTCCGATCCTACAATGACTTCGGTGTTTTTCTTGGAGGGAGAGTGTGTATGGCAATCGGCTTCTGAGGGAGATTGACGGAAGTATCTTCAACGAAGACACAGTTGCCTTTATGATGAAAGAGATGAATAGGATATTGAAGGTCTTTTTGCTGCCGATCTCCTACCATAAGCACTTGTCCTGTGCTGTTGAAATCAATACCCCACAAATCATAGTGTGAGGTGGGGCCGAACAGAGGCTTAGCGATGGAGGCGACCAAAGTTCCGGTGTCTAGTCGGAACGTAATCAGGGAAGTGCGATTCCAGTCGGGGGTGGAATCCATGACAATCGCAGCTCCACATGTTTGAGAAATCGCTATATTGACTGGAATGGCCTCTAATTCCGTCTTGGATAGAAGCATTTCACTGGTTCCCTCCACCAGATCGATACGTTCGATCCCACCGTTTTCTTCCTCTTGAAGAGTAAGATTTCCAGCTTGAGTGACCCATAGGCTTTCTTGAGAAAAGACAGGTGAGTGCAATGGATTCCGTCCCTTCAGTTGAATCACTTCTTCTATCTGCTTGTTATCGACATTGATGGAGAGGAGAGAGGCTGGGTTCTCAGGTTTCCAATCGCGATTTAGATTTTGAAGAAGGACGAGCGCTTTAGTGAGCCCTTTGAATTCTCCGATCCAT
Protein-coding regions in this window:
- a CDS encoding 3-oxoacyl-ACP synthase III family protein, which codes for MRLGFEIIGTGSYLPGKPVKNQDLMKTMDTSDDWIVQRSGIRQRHFAPDGVGASDLGAEAAKKAIAAAQINPQDIDYIIFATMTPDYVFPGSASLLGTKLGLDGIPSLDIRQQCAAMLYGLHLVDSLIRSGAAKVILFVAAETHAGFMPWTDWSFVDSEEFVVSKEQWALASHHRSIAILFGDGAGALVFRATSREAGLLGIDLHSDGRYADLLHVPGGGFRRRPYWTEEMLQQDAHIPRMYGRDLFKLAVTKLPESIQALAHSTSTSLEQIEWFLAHQANERINEYVRKKLEIPKEKMPSNIEQVGNTSGATIPILIDELTREGKLRVGDLNMVFALGAGVHWGSALLRW